ATGGTGAGGCTGGTAAGGTGGTTGACGCCTATCTGGCCGATGTGAACGAGCGCGAACGGGCTGAGTTTGAGGAGCGTTTGCACAGTGAAGATGACGATCAGATTCGCGAATCGCGCATGCGCCGTGGTAGCCGCGAAGTTGAGATCACGCGCGTGCAACTCCTCGATGCGCAGGGGCGTGAACGTATTACCTTCCGTACCCACGAACCGCTCACCATTCGCATTCACTATCTCGCCCATCAACGGATCGAGCGCCCGGTCTTCGGTGTGGGGATCAACCACGAAAGTGGGCCGTGGTTGACCGGGCCAAATACCGGTTTTGATAAATACCATATCCCGTTCATTGAAGGAGCTGGTATCATCGATTATCACATTCCGCGCTTGCCCTTCCTTGGTGGACGCTACCTGGTCAGTGCCTCGGCCACCGATTCCACACAGTTGTACGAATTTGATGTTCACGACCGCATGTATCCTCTGGTCATCCATAGTGATGGTCTGAGCCAACGGTACGGCATGGTGTTCTGCGAAGGGAACTGGAGCTGGCACGGATGAGTGATCTGCTGATCATCAGCCATGATGTCGTTGGTCAACGAATGGCTGGACCTGGCATTCGGATGTGGGAGCTGGCACGAACGTTGGCCAGACAGATTCCGGTGACCTTGATAGCACCTCGCCCTATTGATTTGCCGTTAGCGCCGGGGATCACGTATGGACATTACACCTGGGGTGACAAAACCTCGCTCACACCGTATCTGAACGGAGCGACCACAGTACTGGCAAATGGTTTCGTTGCCTCTGTTCATCCCGAACTGCTTACGTTTCATGGCCGATTGATAGTTGATCTTTACGATCCTATCGTCTTTGAAAATCTCGAACTGTTTCGCCAGCGACCGATTGCCGAACGGGAAGCACAGACACAACGTGACATAACGTTATTGCGAGGGCTGCTCCTGCGTGGCGACCATTTTCTCTGCGCTACCGAACGGCAGCGCGATCTGTACATCGGCGGATTACTGGCGCTTGGCCGATTGTCACCTGCGATGGTTGATAGCGATCCGCTGCTACGTGACCTGATCGACGTTGTGCCATTCGGGGTGAGCGATGATCCGCCGCAGGCAAGTGGCCAACCGGCACTACGTGGTGTCCTTGATGACCTGAACGCCGATCATCAGATCATTCTCTGGAGCAGTGGCCTCTGGGACTGGCTCGATCCGCTGACAGTAGTACGGGCGATGCCGGATGTGCTGCCTGTTGTACCAAAAGCCCGCCTGGTCTTCCTGGCCGGACGACATCCAGGCCAGGTTCCTGAAATGACAACCCTCCAGCAAACTCGCCAACTGGCTACCGACCTGGGATTACTCGGCAACGGCATTCACTTCTACAACGAATGGATACCCTACGCACGACGCGCCGACTTTCTGCTGGAAGCGGCGATTATGGTATCATTGCACCAGGAACATTTAGAGACACGCTATGCCGCTGTAAGGTCGCGTATTCTTGATCATTTCTGGGTAGGACGCCCCAGCATTGTCAGCGCCGGTGATGCTGCTGCCGAACTCATCAGGGAACATCAGGCC
This genomic window from Chloroflexus aurantiacus J-10-fl contains:
- a CDS encoding glycosyltransferase family 4 protein, with translation MSDLLIISHDVVGQRMAGPGIRMWELARTLARQIPVTLIAPRPIDLPLAPGITYGHYTWGDKTSLTPYLNGATTVLANGFVASVHPELLTFHGRLIVDLYDPIVFENLELFRQRPIAEREAQTQRDITLLRGLLLRGDHFLCATERQRDLYIGGLLALGRLSPAMVDSDPLLRDLIDVVPFGVSDDPPQASGQPALRGVLDDLNADHQIILWSSGLWDWLDPLTVVRAMPDVLPVVPKARLVFLAGRHPGQVPEMTTLQQTRQLATDLGLLGNGIHFYNEWIPYARRADFLLEAAIMVSLHQEHLETRYAAVRSRILDHFWVGRPSIVSAGDAAAELIREHQAGEVVPIGDSQAVAAALIRLLTDQQYCAHQSAQATALGQRLRWSQVVAPLWRMVSSPIRKTECSTTEKRQSTMDNLQTILQERNALIHELEKYWQVAPDSSQPGSMLGRVKQWLQRRITGSLHADLCRIADQQRAFNAALINLVYRLSSAFDEQARRTEEQLHTLRYETTLYQQHVANHLASLTQQLAEMKPLLEVVRQEQITLNTELQKARDTLPPLHQHIIDLETRILDLDEVLSQVAQRLSDLSLSLSK